From Triticum aestivum cultivar Chinese Spring chromosome 4A, IWGSC CS RefSeq v2.1, whole genome shotgun sequence, a single genomic window includes:
- the LOC123087804 gene encoding B3 domain-containing protein Os03g0620400 encodes MDTDEFFNPGCAGTAGDGCDCGDCEERRHDHGRTKHFVLFASDNKDFLCIPWEVTRQLRNMIAHSEPIKLETPDGHVYSVEFVKFGLITLTTGWRHFVDANHIRQGDPITFVYCGRSTFKVHFKGTSSGHKNSLPSSQQPPNIFRAKPPRDHHVLNEQVVPDPAHVRTSTDFGYTMFPGTCLTKAQEKKVLELADSSMRSEIPLHVAAMNKRNANEDYYVYIPLGLLDNFEEGITATTIQLEAHGNGMVYFVAASKQRDDQIILESELSHFVASLRIQDNDLLVFRSMRKDRLEVFVLDPIGCEKTCFAMGNSSNAREVREDPVEIVDPPQHTVIDLSSDDDEVVEKGTATSRGKQRPLRGYRAEAQKMASTSSRRTKSGHKADKSKKASLEAPMSNKPYISTSGTKLTRRQEEKVEEKVQAIGSEFPVFVKVMNERDVWSPKRLSFSLEYASACRLPLEQTHVILGLEGSNMKWSSRMVAQKHKDVRHISSFWKDLVLLAGMKVGDICLVELADRSSESLTMTVHLIRKL; translated from the exons ATGGACACGGACGAGTTCTTCAACCCAG GCTGCGCCGGGACGGCCGGCGACGGCTGCGACTGCGGGGACTGCGAGGAGCGGAGGCACGACCACGGCCGCACCAAGCACTTCGTCCTCTTCGCCTCCGACAACAAAGATTTTCTG TGCATACCGTGGGAGGTCACAAGACAGCTGAGAAATATGATCGCCCACTCTGAGCCTATCAAACTTGAAACTCCTGATGGCCATGTGTACAGTGTTGAATTCGTCAAGTTCGGCCTGATAACTCTTACGACTGGGTGGCGGCACTTTGTGGATGCTAATCATATACGACAAGGTGACCCCATCACGTTCGTCTACTGTGGGCGCTCCACGTTCAAGGTCCACTTCAAGGGCACTTCATCCGGTCACAAGAATTCTCTGCCCTCTTCTCAACAGCCTCCCAACATCTTTAGAGCCAAACCTCCTCGTGATCATCACGTGCTGAATG AACAAGTGGTGCCTGATCCTGCACATGTTCGGACGTCAACCGACTTTGGCTATACCATGTTCCCCGGGACCTGCCTAACcaaagcacaagagaagaaagtgCTAGAGCTAGCTGATAGCAGCATGAGGTCTGAAATTCCTCTGCATGTGGCAGCTATGAACAAAAGAAATGCCAATGAGGACTACTATGTT TACATACCATTGGGGCTTTTGGACAATTTCGAAGAGGGGATAACTGCAACTACCATTCAGCTCGAAGCCCATGGCAACGGCATGGTATACTTTGTTGCCGCAAGCAAGCAACGTGACGATCAAATAATCCTCGAATCCGAGTTGAGTCATTTTGTAGCTTCTCTCCGCATACAAGACAATGACCTCCTCGTCTTCAGAAGCATGAGGAAAGATCGCCTTGAAGTTTTTGTCCTTGACCCGATCGGTTGTGAGAAAACTTGTTTTGCCATGGGAAACTCTTCAAATGCCCGAGAAGTGCGTGAAGATCCGGTTGAGATTGTTGATCCACCCCAGCATACTGTTATTGATTTGAGTTCTGATGACGATGAAGTCGTGGAAAAAGGCACGGCAACATCAAGGGGGAAGCAGCGGCCACTACGAGGCTATCGTGCAGAAGCTCAGAAGATGGCTTCGACATCCTCCCGTCGTACTAAGTCAG GACACAAAGCTGACAAGTCGAAGAAAGCCAGTCTAGAAGCTCCTATGTCTAACAAGCCTTACATATCAACCAGTGGGACGAAGCTAACTAGGCGACAAGAGGAGAAAGTAGAGGAGAAAGTCCAGGCAATTGGATCTGAATTCCCTGTGTTTGTGAAGGTGATGAATGAACGTGATGTTTGGAGCCCAAAACGTCTG AGCTTCAGCCTGGAATATGCTTCGGCGTGTCGTCTCCCGCTTGAACAAACACATGTCATACTTGGGCTGGAGGGTAGCAACATGAAGTGGTCTAGCAGGATGGTGGCCCAGAAACATAAGGATGTGAGGCATATTAGCTCATTTTGGAAGGACCTTGTCTTGCTGGCCGGGATGAAGGTAGGAGACATCTGCCTCGTTGAACTGGCAGACAGGAGCAGCGAGAGCCTCACGATGACGGTCCATCTGATCCGCAAGCTCTAG